One Manihot esculenta cultivar AM560-2 chromosome 6, M.esculenta_v8, whole genome shotgun sequence DNA segment encodes these proteins:
- the LOC110617339 gene encoding clavaminate synthase-like protein At3g21360: protein MDVEWLPNGGVKTILGLRPLTRVFEGRKGRRMWFNTVVGMHGKELSSALMADGTEIPEEFVKRCGEIIEESIQFKWEAGDVLFLDNYALLHGRRPSLPPRKVLVATCK, encoded by the coding sequence ATGGACGTGGAGTGGCTGCCAAATGGAGGCGTGAAGACAATTCTGGGTCTAAGACCTTTAACAAGGGTGTTTGagggaagaaaaggaaggaggatgTGGTTCAACACAGTAGTTGGAATGCATGGGAAGGAGCTGAGCTCAGCTTTGATGGCGGATGGAACTGAAATACCAGAAGAATTTGTGAAGAGATGTGGGGAAATCATTGAAGAGAGCATCCAATTCAAGTGGGAGGCAGGTGACGTTCTTTTTCTTGATAATTATGCTTTGCTTCATGGAAGAAGGCCTTCTTTGCCTCCCAGGAAAGTACTTGTTGCCACTTGCAAGTAG
- the LOC110617338 gene encoding protein decapping 5 isoform X1, whose protein sequence is MATENSTNSASTSRSNSTADSYIGSLISLTSKSEIRYEGVLYNINTEESSIGLKNVRSFGTEGRKKDGPQIPPSDKVYEYILFRGSDIKDLQVKSSPPVQPTPPINNDPAIIQSHYPRPVSTPASLPPAVSGSLSEIGSHAAQMGLPGPNFQGGPPLYQPGGNLGTWGASPPPPNANGSGLAMPMYWQGYYGPPNGLPHLHQQSLLRAPPGLSMPPPMQPMQYPNFNAALPTGASNLPTSLSDIQSPLLSVGTSSLNLASTSSAPSTLPSTLPPGPSASLASETLPSLIPNKSPSSALPAANLSASLPALSPLTSSGPELNTIVPPISYKPGTQSTSSVVVSGSLRTETPTPSLITPGQLLQSGSTTVPSSQPVQTAHKDVEVVQVSTTLSAEPSVPAVTEAQPPILPLPVPVRASHKPNGAPFHSRHGYRGRERGRGTGSSRPVTKFTEDFDFMAMNEKFKKDEVWGHLGKSNKSHSKDREDGKHSDEDDSQYEDDDELTKIEVKPLYNKDDFFDTLSCNALDHDSQNGRTRFSEQLKIDTETFGDFQRYRGGRGGRGPPRGGRPYGSYHGRGYGYGYGYGYGGRGRGRAMPNRS, encoded by the exons ATGGCTACGGAGAATAGTACCAATTCTGCGTCGACTTCGAGATCGAATTCGACCGCCGATTCTTACATTGGCAGTTTGATAAGCTTGACATCCAAGAGTGAGATCAGATACGAGGGCGTTCTCTACAACATCAACACTGAAGAGTCCAGTATCGGACTGAAAAACG TGCGGTCATTTGGAACAGAAGGACGTAAAAAGGATGGtccgcaaattcctcccagtgACAAAGTTTATGAGTACATATTGTTCCGTGGAAGTGACATCAAG GACCTACAGGTTAAGTCTTCTCCCCCTGTTCAGCCTACGCCACCTATAAACAATGATCCAGCTATTATACAG TCTCACTATCCTCGCCCAGTTTCTACACCTGCAAGCTTGCCGCCTGCTGTTAGTGGGTCTTTGAGTGAGATTGGATCCCACGCAGCTCAAATGGGACTACCCGGGCCTAATTTCCAAGGTGGGCCGCCTTTATATCAACCTGGAGGGAACCTGGGAACATGGGGAGCTTCACCTCCTCCCCCAAATGCAAATGGGAGTGGGCTTGCTATGCCAATGTATTGGCAAGGTTACTATGGCCCTCCAAACGGGCTTCCTCATTTACACCAGCAATCCTTGCTTCGTGCGCCACCTGGGCTTTCAATGCCGCCTCCTATGCAGCCAATGCAGTATCCCAATTTTAATGCCGCTTTACCCACTGGAGCCTCAAACTTGCCAACTTCCTTATCGGATATTCAATCTCCTTTGCTTTCTGTTGGTACTAGTTCCCTTAACTTAGCATCCACTTCTTCAGCACCATCAACTTTGCCTTCAACTTTACCTCCAGGGCCTTCTGCTAGTTTAGCTTCAGAAACATTACCTAGTTTGATTCCTAACAAGTCTCCTAGTTCTGCACTTCCTGCAGCCAATTTAAGTGCCAGCTTACCGGCACTCTCTCCTTTGACTTCTTCAGGCCCAGAATTAAATACCATTGTACCACCAATCTCTTATAAACCTGGTACTCAATCTACATCTTCAGTTGTGGTCTCTGGTTCTCTTCGAACAGAAACACCTACACCTTCATTGATAACCCCTGGTCAGCTGTTGCAGTCTGGATCGACTACGGTCCCTTCATCACAACCTGTCCAAACAGCTCATAAAGATGTGGAGGTTGTTCAAGTATCAACAACATTATCAGCAGAACCATCAGTACCAGCTGTTACGGAAGCTCAGCCACCAATTCTCCCATTACCTGTTCCAGTACGGGCAAGTCACAAG CCAAATGGAGCTCCTTTTCATTCTCGTCATGGTTATAGGGGGCGTGAAAGAGGAAGGGGAACTGGG AGTTCACGTCCTGTGACAAAATTTACTGAGGATTTCGATTTTATGGCAATGAATGAGAAATTCAAGAAGGATGAAGTATGGGGTCATCTCGGTAAGAGCAACAAATCTCATTCAAAGGACAGAGAAGATGGGAAACACAGTGATGAAGATGATTCTCAatatgaagatgatgatgaattGACTAAGATTGAAGTTAAG CCTCTTTATAACAAAGATGACTTTTTCGACACACTCTCCTGCAATGCGCTTGATCATGATTCTCAGAATGGAAGGACCAGATTCTCTGAGCAACTGAAAATAGACACAGAG ACTTTTGGGGACTTTCAAAGGTATCGGGGAGGTAGGGGTGGCCGTGGGCCTCCACGTGGTGGCCGTCCCTATGGATCTTATCATGGAAGGGGATATGGCTATGGCTATGGCTACGGCTATGGTGGGAGGGGCCGTGGCCGGGCCATGCCTAATCGTTCTTAG
- the LOC110617338 gene encoding protein decapping 5 isoform X2, whose protein sequence is MATENSTNSASTSRSNSTADSYIGSLISLTSKSEIRYEGVLYNINTEESSIGLKNVRSFGTEGRKKDGPQIPPSDKVYEYILFRGSDIKDLQVKSSPPVQPTPPINNDPAIIQSHYPRPVSTPASLPPAVSGSLSEIGSHAAQMGLPGPNFQGGPPLYQPGGNLGTWGASPPPPNANGSGLAMPMYWQGYYGPPNGLPHLHQQSLLRAPPGLSMPPPMQPMQYPNFNAALPTGASNLPTSLSDIQSPLLSVGTSSLNLASTSSAPSTLPSTLPPGPSASLASETLPSLIPNKSPSSALPAANLSASLPALSPLTSSGPELNTIVPPISYKPGTQSTSSVVVSGSLRTETPTPSLITPGQLLQSGSTTVPSSQPVQTAHKDVEVVQVSTTLSAEPSVPAVTEAQPPILPLPVPVRASHKSSRPVTKFTEDFDFMAMNEKFKKDEVWGHLGKSNKSHSKDREDGKHSDEDDSQYEDDDELTKIEVKPLYNKDDFFDTLSCNALDHDSQNGRTRFSEQLKIDTETFGDFQRYRGGRGGRGPPRGGRPYGSYHGRGYGYGYGYGYGGRGRGRAMPNRS, encoded by the exons ATGGCTACGGAGAATAGTACCAATTCTGCGTCGACTTCGAGATCGAATTCGACCGCCGATTCTTACATTGGCAGTTTGATAAGCTTGACATCCAAGAGTGAGATCAGATACGAGGGCGTTCTCTACAACATCAACACTGAAGAGTCCAGTATCGGACTGAAAAACG TGCGGTCATTTGGAACAGAAGGACGTAAAAAGGATGGtccgcaaattcctcccagtgACAAAGTTTATGAGTACATATTGTTCCGTGGAAGTGACATCAAG GACCTACAGGTTAAGTCTTCTCCCCCTGTTCAGCCTACGCCACCTATAAACAATGATCCAGCTATTATACAG TCTCACTATCCTCGCCCAGTTTCTACACCTGCAAGCTTGCCGCCTGCTGTTAGTGGGTCTTTGAGTGAGATTGGATCCCACGCAGCTCAAATGGGACTACCCGGGCCTAATTTCCAAGGTGGGCCGCCTTTATATCAACCTGGAGGGAACCTGGGAACATGGGGAGCTTCACCTCCTCCCCCAAATGCAAATGGGAGTGGGCTTGCTATGCCAATGTATTGGCAAGGTTACTATGGCCCTCCAAACGGGCTTCCTCATTTACACCAGCAATCCTTGCTTCGTGCGCCACCTGGGCTTTCAATGCCGCCTCCTATGCAGCCAATGCAGTATCCCAATTTTAATGCCGCTTTACCCACTGGAGCCTCAAACTTGCCAACTTCCTTATCGGATATTCAATCTCCTTTGCTTTCTGTTGGTACTAGTTCCCTTAACTTAGCATCCACTTCTTCAGCACCATCAACTTTGCCTTCAACTTTACCTCCAGGGCCTTCTGCTAGTTTAGCTTCAGAAACATTACCTAGTTTGATTCCTAACAAGTCTCCTAGTTCTGCACTTCCTGCAGCCAATTTAAGTGCCAGCTTACCGGCACTCTCTCCTTTGACTTCTTCAGGCCCAGAATTAAATACCATTGTACCACCAATCTCTTATAAACCTGGTACTCAATCTACATCTTCAGTTGTGGTCTCTGGTTCTCTTCGAACAGAAACACCTACACCTTCATTGATAACCCCTGGTCAGCTGTTGCAGTCTGGATCGACTACGGTCCCTTCATCACAACCTGTCCAAACAGCTCATAAAGATGTGGAGGTTGTTCAAGTATCAACAACATTATCAGCAGAACCATCAGTACCAGCTGTTACGGAAGCTCAGCCACCAATTCTCCCATTACCTGTTCCAGTACGGGCAAGTCACAAG AGTTCACGTCCTGTGACAAAATTTACTGAGGATTTCGATTTTATGGCAATGAATGAGAAATTCAAGAAGGATGAAGTATGGGGTCATCTCGGTAAGAGCAACAAATCTCATTCAAAGGACAGAGAAGATGGGAAACACAGTGATGAAGATGATTCTCAatatgaagatgatgatgaattGACTAAGATTGAAGTTAAG CCTCTTTATAACAAAGATGACTTTTTCGACACACTCTCCTGCAATGCGCTTGATCATGATTCTCAGAATGGAAGGACCAGATTCTCTGAGCAACTGAAAATAGACACAGAG ACTTTTGGGGACTTTCAAAGGTATCGGGGAGGTAGGGGTGGCCGTGGGCCTCCACGTGGTGGCCGTCCCTATGGATCTTATCATGGAAGGGGATATGGCTATGGCTATGGCTACGGCTATGGTGGGAGGGGCCGTGGCCGGGCCATGCCTAATCGTTCTTAG